From the Rhodoferax mekongensis genome, one window contains:
- a CDS encoding FixH family protein translates to MSNPTTSSNTPAPWWKFGHVWLVVSGPLIVVVASFLTFYIAVRGMDPIVDENYYQAGLDINKSLAAKPESLAPAMQARNHAATGVVPNTAPR, encoded by the coding sequence ATGTCCAACCCTACAACCTCGTCCAACACTCCCGCTCCCTGGTGGAAGTTCGGTCATGTGTGGCTGGTAGTCTCCGGTCCGCTCATCGTGGTGGTGGCGAGTTTCCTGACCTTCTACATTGCTGTGCGTGGCATGGACCCCATCGTTGATGAAAACTACTACCAGGCCGGCTTGGACATCAACAAGTCTTTGGCGGCCAAACCTGAGAGCCTGGCCCCGGCCATGCAGGCACGCAACCATGCAGCGACAGGGGTAGTGCCCAACACTGCACCGCGCTAA
- the fnr gene encoding fumarate/nitrate reduction transcriptional regulator Fnr encodes MNPHTIKVACSNCNLRELCMPLGLSAAELDKIDDVVASRRKVKRGATLFRNGEKFTSLFAIRTGFFKTCVASEDGRDQVTGFQMAGEIVGLDGIVNDHHTCDAVALEDAEVCVMPFDRIEELSREVNSLQRHVHKIMSREIVRENGVMLLLGSMRAEERLAAFLLNLVQRLHARGFSQSELVLRMTREEIGSYLGLKLETVSRTFSKFVEDGIVEVKQRHVRILNTEALKDIVNPKVCN; translated from the coding sequence TTGAACCCCCACACCATCAAAGTGGCTTGCTCCAACTGCAACCTGCGCGAACTGTGCATGCCCTTGGGGTTGAGCGCTGCAGAGCTGGACAAAATCGACGATGTGGTAGCCAGCCGCCGCAAAGTCAAACGCGGAGCAACCCTCTTCCGCAACGGAGAAAAATTCACCAGCCTGTTTGCCATCCGCACCGGTTTCTTCAAAACGTGCGTTGCTTCTGAAGACGGCCGCGACCAGGTGACCGGCTTCCAAATGGCCGGTGAGATCGTAGGGCTCGATGGCATCGTGAACGACCACCACACATGCGATGCCGTGGCTCTAGAAGACGCCGAGGTTTGCGTCATGCCCTTTGACCGCATTGAAGAGCTCTCGCGGGAAGTGAATTCGCTGCAGCGCCATGTCCACAAGATCATGAGCCGCGAAATCGTGCGTGAAAACGGCGTGATGCTGCTTCTGGGCAGCATGCGAGCCGAAGAGCGACTGGCTGCGTTTCTGCTGAACCTGGTTCAGCGCCTGCATGCCCGCGGCTTCTCGCAAAGCGAGTTGGTGTTGCGGATGACCCGCGAAGAGATTGGAAGCTACTTGGGTCTGAAGCTTGAGACCGTGAGCCGTACATTCTCCAAATTCGTGGAAGACGGCATTGTGGAAGTCAAGCAGCGCCATGTGCGCATCTTGAACACAGAGGCCCTGAAGGACATTGTCAACCCCAAGGTCTGCAACTGA
- the hemN gene encoding oxygen-independent coproporphyrinogen III oxidase, which produces MNAAIASAPISEQLLTRFDVSGPRYTSYPTADRFVEAFSADDYTQALQQRRSGAAALALPLSLYVHIPFCESLCYYCACNKIITKHHDKAATYLRYLTREVELHTKLMGTGQSVSQLHLGGGSPTFLSDAELRELMAMLRRNFSFAAGGEYSIEVDPRTVDASRLDTLAELGFNRLSFGVQDFDPAVQKAVHRVQPAEQVFALVDAARARGFESINVDLIYGLPRQSPESFDRTLAQVNALRPDRIALYAYAHLPERFKPQRRIATVELPGAASKVSMLAHSLASFMGAGYVYVGMDHFALPDDSLAIAKRQGRLHRNFQGYSTQPDCDLIALGVSAIGRIGATYSQNAKTLEEYYDYLDQGRFPIVRGMAVTRDDLVRRAVIMALMCQGQLQFESINLAYLLDFKTYFAAELNTLRGLEEQGLVTLDDNGIQVTSQGWFFVRAVAMVFDRYLQIDRTRARFSKII; this is translated from the coding sequence ATGAACGCAGCCATTGCATCCGCACCCATATCAGAACAACTATTGACCCGGTTTGATGTCTCCGGGCCGCGTTACACCTCGTACCCGACGGCGGATCGCTTTGTCGAGGCTTTCAGTGCGGACGATTACACCCAAGCCTTGCAGCAACGCCGGTCCGGGGCTGCTGCGCTGGCCTTGCCCTTGTCTCTCTACGTGCACATCCCATTTTGCGAATCGCTGTGCTACTACTGCGCTTGCAACAAGATTATCACCAAGCACCACGACAAGGCAGCTACGTATTTGCGCTACCTGACCCGGGAAGTGGAGCTGCACACGAAACTGATGGGAACGGGACAGTCCGTCAGCCAGTTGCACTTGGGTGGGGGCAGCCCCACCTTCTTAAGCGACGCTGAACTGCGGGAACTCATGGCGATGCTGCGCCGCAACTTCAGCTTTGCCGCCGGCGGTGAATATTCCATAGAGGTGGATCCCCGCACGGTTGATGCATCGCGCCTGGATACCTTGGCCGAGCTTGGGTTCAACCGACTGAGCTTCGGCGTGCAAGACTTTGACCCCGCAGTGCAGAAGGCCGTGCACCGCGTGCAGCCTGCCGAGCAGGTATTTGCCTTGGTCGACGCGGCACGGGCCCGCGGATTTGAGTCCATTAATGTGGACCTGATTTACGGCTTGCCCCGTCAAAGCCCCGAGTCGTTTGACCGTACCCTGGCACAAGTGAATGCCTTGCGCCCTGACCGCATTGCCCTCTATGCCTATGCGCATCTGCCGGAGCGCTTCAAGCCCCAGCGGCGTATCGCCACAGTGGAGCTGCCCGGTGCCGCCTCCAAGGTGTCCATGTTGGCGCACTCACTGGCTTCCTTTATGGGGGCCGGCTATGTGTATGTGGGTATGGATCACTTTGCATTGCCGGACGACTCGCTGGCCATCGCCAAACGTCAGGGGCGCTTGCACCGTAACTTCCAGGGCTACAGCACCCAGCCCGATTGCGACCTGATTGCCTTGGGGGTGTCTGCCATCGGCCGCATCGGTGCCACCTACAGCCAGAATGCCAAGACACTGGAAGAGTATTACGACTACCTGGACCAAGGGCGCTTCCCCATCGTGCGGGGCATGGCCGTTACGCGTGACGACCTGGTGCGCCGTGCGGTGATCATGGCGCTCATGTGCCAAGGCCAGCTGCAGTTTGAATCTATCAATCTTGCGTATCTGTTGGACTTCAAAACCTACTTTGCCGCTGAACTCAATACCTTGCGAGGCTTGGAAGAGCAGGGTCTGGTGACGCTGGATGACAACGGTATCCAAGTGACCAGCCAAGGGTGGTTCTTTGTGCGCGCCGTCGCTATGGTGTTTGACCGTTACCTGCAAATCGACCGTACCCGCGCCCGCTTCTCCAAAATCATTTAA
- a CDS encoding sulfite exporter TauE/SafE family protein, giving the protein MQSSLAVAALLMGLVGGPHCLAMCGAACAGIGQAAGARGTTAMLSFQAGRVIGYAALGALAAASVQGLGWLTVQSAALRPVWSLLHVAASVLGLVLLFSGRQPLWLQAGARSIWARVRKVSAGGAFAAPMGLGVVWSLLPCGLLYSALLLASLSGEPLSGAATMALFALGTTLTMMAGPWLWLRLGLSRMGDGTWGMRLAGAALAVASTWALWMGLVHNKAPWCAVV; this is encoded by the coding sequence ATGCAGTCGTCTCTGGCAGTTGCCGCTTTGTTGATGGGCCTCGTGGGCGGGCCTCATTGTCTTGCCATGTGCGGGGCGGCTTGCGCAGGCATCGGGCAGGCCGCAGGCGCCAGAGGCACGACGGCCATGCTGAGTTTCCAAGCGGGCAGAGTCATAGGCTATGCAGCACTGGGGGCACTTGCGGCTGCTTCGGTGCAAGGCTTGGGTTGGCTCACCGTGCAATCCGCTGCGCTGAGGCCGGTCTGGTCCTTGTTGCACGTGGCGGCTTCGGTTCTGGGGCTCGTCCTTCTGTTCTCGGGGCGGCAACCTCTTTGGCTGCAAGCCGGTGCACGCAGCATCTGGGCCCGCGTGCGCAAAGTGTCGGCGGGAGGTGCGTTTGCGGCTCCCATGGGCTTGGGCGTGGTGTGGTCCCTGCTGCCTTGCGGATTGCTGTACTCCGCCTTGCTGCTGGCCTCCCTGTCAGGGGAACCGCTATCCGGTGCTGCGACCATGGCCCTTTTTGCGCTGGGGACCACACTCACCATGATGGCAGGTCCCTGGCTCTGGTTACGCTTGGGTCTGTCGCGCATGGGTGATGGCACTTGGGGTATGCGATTGGCCGGGGCGGCCTTGGCAGTAGCCTCGACGTGGGCTTTGTGGATGGGATTGGTGCACAATAAAGCACCATGGTGTGCCGTCGTCTGA
- a CDS encoding GGDEF domain-containing protein — MTSSSGGPSPTQTQGKSACMHDPANLDEKLRIEDLRSFNILDTPAEQAYDDVVSLASYICDTPIALISLVDEDRQWFKARQGLSAMETPRGQAFCAHAIVEPDKVLEVPDALLDARFLDNPLVTGDPGIRFYAGAPLLTPSGAALGTVCVIDRVPRKLTERQSLALQALSRQVVQLLALRRANAELELVAKAQTLRQQQLENHQRRIEELNQDLQEQTLTDPLTALKNRRAFDTLLANEFARSQRSKSPLCLLMVDADHFKAYNDAFGHVAGDQALMFIALAIKSQARAYDHVARYGGEEFCVILPDTKLNEALLVAERIREAIKGIIGLRRPMTGSIGVAYSEGVNSPKRLVELADNAMYLAKQGGRDRVELFLPPI, encoded by the coding sequence ATGACATCGTCTTCAGGCGGCCCATCGCCCACGCAGACCCAAGGAAAGTCCGCCTGCATGCACGACCCCGCCAACCTGGATGAGAAGCTACGGATTGAAGACCTGCGCAGCTTCAATATTCTGGATACGCCTGCCGAACAGGCCTATGACGATGTGGTCAGCTTGGCCTCCTACATTTGCGATACGCCCATAGCGCTGATCTCGTTGGTGGATGAAGATCGCCAATGGTTCAAAGCCCGACAGGGTTTGAGCGCCATGGAGACGCCCCGTGGCCAAGCCTTTTGTGCCCACGCTATCGTGGAGCCTGACAAAGTTTTGGAAGTGCCTGATGCCCTGCTTGACGCGCGCTTTCTAGACAATCCCTTGGTGACCGGCGACCCTGGCATTCGCTTTTATGCCGGTGCGCCCCTGTTGACGCCCTCCGGTGCGGCTCTTGGCACCGTATGTGTGATCGACAGAGTCCCGCGCAAACTTACAGAACGTCAGTCATTGGCCCTGCAGGCGCTGTCTCGCCAAGTGGTGCAATTGTTGGCCTTGCGTCGCGCCAATGCTGAGCTGGAGTTGGTGGCCAAAGCGCAAACACTGCGCCAGCAGCAACTTGAAAACCACCAGCGCCGTATCGAAGAGCTGAACCAAGACCTGCAGGAGCAGACGCTCACCGATCCGCTGACGGCATTGAAGAACCGTCGCGCCTTTGACACGTTGCTGGCCAACGAGTTCGCACGTTCGCAGCGCTCCAAGTCGCCCCTGTGTCTGTTGATGGTAGATGCAGATCACTTCAAGGCCTACAACGATGCTTTCGGCCATGTGGCCGGCGACCAGGCCTTGATGTTTATCGCACTGGCCATCAAGAGTCAGGCTCGCGCTTACGACCACGTGGCCCGCTATGGTGGCGAAGAGTTTTGCGTCATCCTGCCCGACACCAAACTCAACGAAGCGCTGCTGGTGGCCGAGCGTATCCGCGAAGCTATCAAGGGCATCATCGGTTTACGCCGACCCATGACTGGCAGTATCGGCGTGGCGTATTCCGAAGGTGTCAACAGCCCCAAACGTTTGGTTGAGCTGGCCGATAACGCGATGTACCTGGCCAAGCAAGGGGGGCGTGATCGGGTGGAGCTTTTTTTGCCCCCGATCTGA
- a CDS encoding LexA family protein gives MYSNCVSYPPVPITATPCLLDLVPTRICAGFPSPAEDLGAERIDLSKVLITHPQATFLQRVSGHSMKDAGIFDNDILVIDRAIKPRHKMIVVAVVDGEFTVKQLFQRAGRVKLQAANPTYPDIVPKEGQTIEIWGVVTSCIKQFPSA, from the coding sequence ATGTACAGTAATTGCGTTAGCTACCCGCCGGTGCCCATCACCGCCACTCCCTGCCTACTGGACCTCGTCCCCACGCGCATTTGCGCAGGCTTTCCCAGCCCGGCGGAAGACTTGGGAGCTGAACGCATTGATCTGTCCAAAGTCCTGATCACCCACCCGCAGGCCACCTTCCTGCAACGTGTCTCCGGTCACTCCATGAAGGATGCCGGCATTTTCGACAACGACATACTGGTCATTGACCGCGCCATCAAGCCACGGCACAAGATGATCGTGGTCGCTGTGGTGGATGGCGAGTTCACCGTCAAACAGCTTTTTCAGCGTGCCGGACGGGTCAAGCTTCAAGCCGCCAACCCTACCTATCCTGACATAGTGCCCAAGGAAGGCCAGACCATCGAGATCTGGGGTGTGGTCACCAGCTGCATCAAGCAGTTTCCATCCGCCTGA
- a CDS encoding Y-family DNA polymerase: protein MYALVDGNNFYVSCERVFRPSLNGLPVVVLSNNDGCAIARSNEAKALGIAMGAPWFQIKHLAEDAGLVALSANFALYGDMSDRMMSLAAGLGPAQEIYSIDESFIDLSGVKGDLVERSHKIRARILQWVGIPCGIGIGPTKTLAKLANHIAKTAERKPGVYPDKLSQVCNLAALDQAERDAVYAATAAGEVWGVGRQISKQLQAGGIHTVLDLMKLDPATVRSKWNVVLERTVRELQGTPCIDLDHSPAAKKEIACTRSFGRPITEQHHIAEAVTEFASRAAEKVRKQHSQAGQVLVFIRTSPFRKDAQYSRSMVTPLRHPSADTTCIVKAALQGLNHIFKQGFNYAKAGVMLLDLQPDTNQQAELDLEDGDSEEDRTKLMTAMDTLNQRFGKGTVLTASAGLDGMRREWSMKQLRRTPAYTTRWDDMPVARA from the coding sequence ATGTACGCCCTGGTAGACGGCAACAACTTCTATGTGTCCTGTGAGCGGGTTTTTAGGCCGAGCCTAAATGGACTGCCGGTGGTCGTTCTATCCAATAACGATGGTTGCGCCATTGCCCGTAGCAACGAAGCAAAAGCGCTGGGTATTGCCATGGGTGCCCCTTGGTTCCAAATCAAACACTTGGCTGAGGATGCCGGCTTGGTAGCCCTGTCTGCCAACTTCGCTCTGTACGGCGACATGTCCGACCGGATGATGAGCCTAGCAGCAGGCCTTGGCCCAGCCCAAGAGATCTACAGCATCGATGAATCCTTCATCGACCTCAGTGGCGTCAAAGGTGACCTCGTTGAGCGCAGTCACAAGATCCGGGCTCGCATCCTGCAGTGGGTAGGCATTCCCTGCGGTATCGGTATCGGTCCCACCAAGACCCTGGCCAAGCTCGCCAATCACATTGCCAAAACCGCCGAACGCAAGCCGGGTGTCTACCCCGACAAGCTCTCCCAAGTCTGTAATCTGGCTGCACTGGATCAAGCAGAGCGTGACGCCGTGTACGCAGCCACCGCGGCAGGCGAGGTCTGGGGTGTGGGCAGGCAGATCAGCAAGCAGCTGCAAGCCGGTGGCATCCATACCGTGCTGGATCTGATGAAGCTAGACCCAGCCACCGTGCGAAGCAAATGGAACGTGGTGCTGGAGAGAACCGTTCGGGAGCTTCAAGGCACCCCGTGCATCGATCTGGATCACAGCCCAGCAGCCAAGAAGGAGATTGCCTGCACGCGATCCTTTGGGCGACCCATCACCGAGCAACATCACATCGCTGAAGCAGTCACAGAGTTTGCTTCTCGAGCGGCGGAGAAGGTCCGGAAGCAACACAGCCAGGCAGGACAGGTACTTGTCTTCATTCGTACAAGCCCGTTTCGCAAAGATGCGCAGTACAGCCGCTCCATGGTCACGCCGTTACGACACCCCAGTGCTGATACCACCTGCATCGTCAAAGCAGCCCTTCAAGGCCTGAACCATATCTTCAAACAGGGATTCAACTACGCCAAAGCCGGGGTGATGCTGCTGGACCTGCAACCCGATACCAACCAGCAGGCAGAACTGGATCTGGAGGATGGCGACTCCGAAGAAGACCGCACCAAACTCATGACTGCCATGGACACCCTGAACCAACGTTTCGGCAAAGGCACAGTCCTGACCGCCAGTGCTGGCCTGGATGGAATGCGAAGAGAGTGGTCCATGAAGCAACTGCGGAGAACCCCGGCGTACACCACCCGGTGGGATGACATGCCAGTGGCAAGAGCGTGA